In a genomic window of Nodosilinea sp. E11:
- a CDS encoding SPFH domain-containing protein — protein sequence MGGFFSFLVVLIFGGSIAASSVKIINQSDEALVETLGKYNGKKLTPGLNFLVPFLDKVVFKQTIRERVLDIPPQQCITRDNVSITVDAVVYWRIVDMEKAYYKVENLQSAMVNLVLTQIRSEMGQLELDQTFTARSEINELLLRELDISTDPWGVKVTRVELRDIVPSKAVQDSMELQMAAERKKRAAVLTSEGERESAVNSAKGRAESAVLDAEARQKAAILDAEAQQKTIVLRAQALRQEQILQAQGTAEAMQVIANSLATDPGMREALQFILAQHYLEMGLKIGSSDSSKVMFMDPKSIPATLEGMRAIVGEG from the coding sequence ATGGGCGGCTTTTTTAGCTTTTTAGTTGTGCTGATTTTTGGGGGCTCTATTGCCGCCAGCTCAGTCAAGATTATTAATCAGAGCGATGAGGCCTTAGTCGAAACCCTGGGCAAATACAATGGCAAAAAACTCACCCCCGGCCTTAACTTTTTAGTGCCTTTTCTCGACAAGGTGGTGTTCAAGCAAACGATTCGAGAGCGGGTGCTCGATATTCCGCCCCAGCAGTGCATTACCCGCGACAACGTGTCGATCACGGTGGATGCGGTGGTGTACTGGCGGATCGTAGACATGGAAAAGGCCTACTACAAGGTAGAAAACCTGCAATCGGCCATGGTTAACCTGGTGCTCACCCAGATTCGCTCGGAAATGGGTCAGCTAGAACTCGACCAAACCTTTACCGCTCGCTCTGAAATCAATGAACTGCTGCTGCGCGAACTCGATATTTCTACCGACCCCTGGGGCGTAAAGGTGACGCGGGTTGAGCTGCGCGACATCGTGCCCTCTAAGGCCGTACAAGACTCGATGGAACTGCAAATGGCGGCAGAGCGTAAAAAGCGGGCCGCTGTGTTGACCTCTGAAGGGGAACGCGAGTCGGCGGTGAACTCGGCCAAGGGCCGGGCCGAATCGGCGGTGCTCGATGCTGAGGCCCGCCAAAAGGCAGCGATTTTAGATGCCGAAGCTCAGCAAAAGACGATTGTGCTACGGGCTCAAGCCCTGCGGCAGGAGCAAATTTTACAGGCTCAGGGTACCGCCGAAGCTATGCAGGTGATTGCCAACTCTCTGGCGACCGATCCGGGCATGCGAGAGGCGCTGCAATTCATTCTGGCCCAGCACTACCTGGAAATGGGGCTGAAGATCGGCAGCAGCGACAGCAGCAAAGTGATGTTTATGGATCCCAAGAGCATTCCGGCGACCCTGGAAGGCATGCGGGCGATCGTCGGCGAAGGGTAA
- the dacB gene encoding D-alanyl-D-alanine carboxypeptidase/D-alanyl-D-alanine-endopeptidase, giving the protein MANLRGLRAVGVAAATGSLAFLVAIADAKASLCPAQLATQLDAALDQAPLATAYVGLVLQTQGATPRTLYNRNGDRLLTPASNIKLLTTAAAAHSLGADYRLRTSVYGMPGPGGSTMLRVVGRGDPSFTIAQIDDLVQQLTQAGVRQVSRLIIDDSYFPGFATNPTWEWEDAQFAYAAPVNSLILDRNAVAVQVAPTQVGRPLSLAWLRGLPAGPLPVVNETTTVAAGAVAVPLSLWRTGDSPTLRVTGQMTTGSNPRTLNLAVLNPAQQFASAMEQALRQRSLPVGQTVITQTSTPISAPELAAVESPSVGELMRWANRDSDNLYAEALFKTLGVTATAAPTEASQAGGEAVKTVLTDMGVAATALRLADGSGLSRHNLVSPLVLVETLQVMTRHPQGGAFRQSLAIAGQSGTLSNRLRGTALEGRLQGKSGALTGNVSLSGYVQPPNYQPLVFSIVINHSNQPASRLREQIDQLLLLVAQLQEGC; this is encoded by the coding sequence ATGGCAAACCTTCGAGGGCTAAGGGCGGTTGGTGTGGCAGCGGCTACGGGCAGCTTAGCGTTTCTAGTCGCGATCGCTGATGCCAAGGCCTCACTGTGCCCAGCCCAGCTAGCGACCCAGCTAGATGCTGCCCTTGACCAAGCCCCGCTGGCTACGGCCTATGTAGGCCTGGTGCTGCAAACCCAAGGGGCAACGCCGCGCACCCTGTACAACCGCAACGGCGATCGCCTGTTGACGCCAGCCTCTAACATCAAGCTGCTGACCACGGCTGCCGCTGCCCACTCCCTCGGGGCCGACTACCGCCTGCGCACCTCTGTCTATGGCATGCCCGGCCCTGGAGGCAGCACGATGCTGCGGGTGGTAGGCCGGGGCGACCCGAGTTTTACGATCGCTCAGATTGACGATCTCGTGCAGCAGTTGACCCAGGCTGGGGTGAGACAGGTGAGCCGCCTGATCATTGACGACTCTTACTTTCCGGGGTTTGCCACCAACCCTACCTGGGAGTGGGAAGATGCCCAGTTTGCCTATGCTGCCCCGGTCAACAGCCTGATCTTAGACCGCAATGCAGTGGCGGTGCAGGTGGCCCCAACCCAGGTGGGCAGGCCGTTAAGTCTAGCGTGGTTGAGGGGGCTGCCTGCTGGCCCCCTGCCGGTGGTCAATGAGACGACGACCGTAGCTGCCGGGGCGGTAGCGGTTCCGCTCTCGCTCTGGCGCACGGGAGATTCGCCCACCCTACGGGTGACAGGGCAAATGACCACCGGCAGCAATCCTCGCACCTTAAATTTGGCGGTGCTAAACCCAGCTCAGCAGTTTGCCTCGGCTATGGAGCAGGCGCTGCGGCAGCGATCGCTGCCGGTGGGGCAAACGGTGATTACGCAAACCTCGACTCCCATTTCAGCGCCCGAGCTGGCGGCGGTGGAATCACCCTCGGTGGGCGAACTGATGCGGTGGGCCAATCGCGACAGCGACAATCTCTATGCCGAGGCGCTGTTTAAAACCCTGGGGGTGACGGCCACGGCAGCGCCTACCGAGGCCAGCCAGGCAGGGGGCGAAGCGGTCAAAACGGTGCTGACAGACATGGGGGTAGCGGCAACGGCCCTGCGGCTGGCCGACGGCTCTGGGCTGTCGCGCCACAATTTAGTCTCGCCTCTGGTGCTGGTGGAGACGCTCCAGGTGATGACCAGGCACCCCCAGGGAGGCGCATTTAGGCAGTCTCTGGCGATCGCGGGCCAGAGCGGCACCCTGAGCAATCGGCTGCGGGGCACAGCGCTAGAGGGCCGGTTGCAGGGTAAATCGGGGGCGCTGACGGGAAATGTGTCGCTGTCGGGCTACGTGCAGCCCCCCAATTATCAGCCTCTGGTGTTTAGTATTGTGATCAACCATTCTAACCAGCCTGCTAGCCGCCTGCGGGAGCAGATCGATCAGCTCTTGCTGCTGGTGGCACAGCTGCAAGAGGGGTGTTAG
- a CDS encoding ROK family protein has protein sequence MATVAQQVIGVDLGGTAIKLGRFAQAGQCLTSVTVPTPQPSTPAAVIEAIAAAIDAIDPNREAAAIGVGTPGPADVTGRIARVAINMAGWHDVPIADLLEAKTDRPVTVANDADCAGLGEAWLGAGRNFSDMLMLTLGTGVGGAIILDGKLFVGRTGTAGELGLMTLNPDGPPCNSGNRGSLEQYCSVQAIERETGLAPAALFDQAKAGDEHAIAFWQTYGRWLGAGIASLAYVFTPEAVILGGGISAAADLFLPTTLAELEIRVLPTSRDGMQVLVAELGNQAGMVGAARLALQRHG, from the coding sequence ATGGCAACAGTAGCGCAGCAGGTGATTGGCGTAGATTTGGGCGGCACGGCGATTAAGCTGGGGCGCTTTGCCCAGGCTGGGCAGTGCCTAACCAGTGTGACGGTGCCCACGCCTCAGCCCTCGACGCCAGCGGCAGTGATAGAGGCGATCGCAGCGGCGATCGACGCCATCGACCCCAACCGTGAAGCCGCCGCCATTGGCGTGGGTACCCCTGGCCCCGCCGATGTCACGGGCCGGATTGCCCGCGTGGCTATCAATATGGCCGGGTGGCACGATGTGCCGATCGCCGACCTGCTCGAAGCCAAAACCGATCGCCCCGTCACCGTGGCCAACGACGCCGACTGTGCCGGTTTGGGCGAAGCCTGGCTCGGAGCTGGGCGCAATTTTAGCGACATGCTGATGCTGACGCTGGGCACTGGGGTGGGCGGCGCGATTATTCTCGACGGCAAGCTGTTTGTGGGCCGCACCGGCACCGCCGGAGAACTGGGCCTGATGACCCTCAACCCCGATGGCCCCCCCTGCAACAGCGGCAATCGGGGTTCTCTAGAGCAATACTGTTCAGTGCAGGCCATCGAGCGAGAGACGGGGCTAGCCCCAGCGGCACTGTTTGACCAGGCTAAGGCGGGAGATGAACATGCGATCGCCTTCTGGCAGACCTACGGGCGCTGGCTGGGTGCGGGCATTGCCAGCCTGGCCTACGTGTTCACTCCCGAGGCGGTGATCCTTGGCGGCGGCATTAGTGCGGCGGCAGACTTGTTTTTGCCGACTACCCTGGCGGAGCTAGAGATTCGTGTGCTGCCCACGTCTCGCGACGGCATGCAGGTCTTAGTGGCCGAGTTGGGCAACCAGGCCGGCATGGTCGGAGCCGCTCGTTTGGCGCTGCAACGGCATGGCTAG
- the stpA gene encoding glucosylglycerol 3-phosphatase yields the protein MSSLASPSLHQQVYSLDHAAWVDQLAGTENLLIIQDLDGVCMGLVNDPLDRVMALDYLEATQRFDGHFYVLTNGEHTGKRGVNGIVERALGGKAQAQAGSYYLPGLAAGGVQWQTREGQISHPGVSEAELAFLAAVPQKMADQLRQFWQRRPRDGDSLNLETDLETVIQSTVLDNLASPTANLNTLHNRLQPAVYADLQYAMQTLMEDLLRDAARQGLGDSFFVHYAPNHGRGPDGKEILWFGQGGESGTTDFQFMLRGAIKEAGVLALLNRYYAARTGAFPLGEDFSVRQAPHSHTELLDLVKQTFDPALMPTLVGVGDTVTSVVVTEAGQPVAKRGGSDRNFLHLIQAIGQHFDTGNIVTYVDSSGGELKNRKALKLEDRRGTSVVIEGPGDPRDGDDPLVLNVVFPGGYRQYCEAFQAAAARR from the coding sequence ATGTCTTCTTTAGCGTCTCCTTCGCTGCATCAGCAGGTGTATTCCCTCGATCATGCTGCCTGGGTTGATCAGCTAGCTGGCACCGAAAATCTGCTAATTATTCAAGATCTCGATGGGGTTTGTATGGGGCTGGTCAACGATCCCCTCGACCGGGTGATGGCCCTCGACTACCTAGAGGCCACCCAGCGCTTTGATGGCCACTTCTACGTGCTGACCAATGGAGAGCACACCGGCAAGCGGGGCGTGAACGGCATTGTTGAACGGGCCTTAGGGGGCAAAGCCCAGGCCCAGGCAGGGAGCTATTATTTACCGGGATTGGCAGCCGGAGGGGTGCAGTGGCAAACCCGCGAGGGTCAGATTTCTCACCCAGGGGTGAGCGAGGCCGAGCTGGCCTTTTTGGCGGCGGTGCCCCAGAAGATGGCCGATCAGCTGCGGCAATTTTGGCAGCGGCGACCCAGGGATGGCGATAGCTTAAATCTGGAGACAGATCTGGAAACGGTGATTCAGTCGACGGTCTTAGACAACCTTGCCTCTCCGACCGCTAACCTAAATACGCTGCATAACCGACTTCAGCCAGCGGTGTATGCCGATCTCCAATACGCCATGCAGACGCTGATGGAAGATTTGCTGCGCGATGCGGCCCGCCAAGGACTAGGGGATTCGTTCTTTGTGCACTATGCCCCCAACCATGGGCGCGGCCCTGACGGTAAAGAGATTCTTTGGTTTGGTCAAGGCGGTGAGTCGGGTACCACCGACTTTCAGTTTATGCTGCGGGGGGCGATCAAAGAGGCCGGGGTGCTGGCGCTGCTAAACCGCTACTATGCCGCCAGAACGGGAGCCTTTCCCCTGGGCGAAGACTTTAGCGTGCGCCAGGCCCCCCACAGCCACACCGAGCTGCTGGATCTGGTTAAGCAAACCTTTGATCCGGCGCTTATGCCTACCCTGGTCGGGGTCGGCGATACGGTGACCAGTGTGGTGGTAACAGAAGCTGGGCAACCGGTGGCCAAGCGGGGAGGGAGCGATCGCAACTTTTTGCACCTGATTCAAGCGATCGGTCAGCACTTTGATACGGGCAATATCGTTACCTACGTGGATAGCAGCGGCGGTGAACTCAAGAACCGCAAAGCCCTCAAGCTAGAAGATCGTCGCGGCACCAGCGTGGTGATCGAAGGCCCCGGCGATCCCCGCGATGGCGACGATCCGCTGGTGCTCAACGTCGTGTTTCCCGGCGGCTACCGGCAATACTGTGAGGCGTTTCAAGCCGCCGCCGCCCGCCGCTAA
- a CDS encoding NfeD family protein, with the protein MNYPLFWAILGAIFCLMELFLPTGFVESTLGISAFIVAVLALVVPSFNLQMVVWVALSLVFIFLLRRFVPKRTPYSLQESTEARTITAIDPGQTGRVIYEGNSWQARCDDETITIGANQPVVVIRRKGNTLYVMPESALRA; encoded by the coding sequence ATGAACTACCCTCTGTTTTGGGCCATTCTTGGGGCCATTTTCTGCCTCATGGAGCTATTTTTGCCCACCGGTTTTGTAGAGTCTACCCTAGGCATCAGCGCCTTTATTGTGGCCGTTTTGGCCCTAGTGGTGCCCTCCTTTAACCTTCAGATGGTGGTGTGGGTAGCCCTCTCGCTAGTGTTTATTTTCTTGCTGCGGCGGTTTGTGCCCAAGCGCACCCCCTACAGTCTGCAAGAATCAACCGAAGCCCGCACCATTACCGCCATTGACCCTGGGCAGACCGGACGGGTGATCTATGAAGGCAACTCCTGGCAGGCTCGCTGCGACGATGAAACCATCACCATTGGGGCCAATCAGCCTGTGGTGGTGATCCGCCGTAAGGGCAATACTCTCTACGTGATGCCCGAGAGTGCCCTGAGAGCGTAG
- a CDS encoding protein phosphatase 2C domain-containing protein, whose protein sequence is MNRVERRPSRYKPYLWAVGTDLETLPVDELVGQRYRVVAPYIWLDTQPDQRPSAPDTFPPEAMPYLKAHPLRLHVPGLYSVLERTGAPPILLLDNAPIHPQSGDLLPELAAGLASALPLRQANWLWQLWELWKNLGELGLAGSVLMPGNLRVDGWRLRLRELAPEVEPPTLADLTELWRSLLSPLHLSVSEPLRRLVNGLDAGTLDADTLSLELNQILLSQAATATTRIALSGATAQGPTQPRNEDACWPQGTQADGAQGLQVAMVCDGVGGHDGGEVASQLTVQSLQIQLQALLAETQNELRALPPEVIIQQLEAVIRIVNELINFQNDNQGRVGRHRMGTTLAMAVVIPQRVQTGEGWERVNEVYLAHVGDSRAYWITPDYCHLLTVDDDIAGREVIAGRQTWPVALERSDADALTQALGTRSGDHLRPHIQRFVFDETGILLLCTDGLSDNYRIEDAWANYIGLIVKDIVTLDSAVASWIELANQKNGHDNTAVVLMQHKVLVQPGAQTGSEAARTGAQQSASPVGAKLYGESSPQEEFVSAAESKPPAGIPRWLLAISGSVLLVGLLGWWWLASRAPELPETPETPPAAPAP, encoded by the coding sequence ATGAACCGTGTTGAACGCCGTCCATCTCGCTATAAGCCCTACCTGTGGGCCGTCGGGACTGATCTAGAAACCCTGCCGGTGGACGAGCTGGTGGGACAGCGTTACCGCGTGGTGGCTCCCTATATTTGGTTAGATACTCAGCCTGACCAGCGCCCGAGCGCCCCAGATACGTTTCCCCCCGAGGCGATGCCTTATCTGAAGGCTCACCCCCTGCGGCTGCATGTGCCGGGCCTGTACAGTGTGCTAGAACGCACCGGAGCACCGCCGATTCTGCTGTTGGACAATGCTCCTATTCACCCCCAATCGGGCGATCTGCTGCCGGAGCTAGCGGCTGGGTTGGCTAGTGCGTTGCCCCTGCGCCAGGCCAACTGGCTGTGGCAACTGTGGGAGCTGTGGAAAAATTTGGGTGAGCTGGGGCTGGCGGGCAGTGTGTTGATGCCGGGCAATCTGCGGGTAGATGGCTGGCGGCTGCGGCTGCGGGAGCTAGCGCCTGAGGTGGAGCCGCCTACCCTAGCTGACTTGACGGAACTGTGGCGATCGCTGTTGTCGCCCCTGCATCTGTCGGTATCAGAGCCGCTGCGCCGTTTAGTCAATGGCTTAGATGCCGGTACCCTAGATGCCGATACCCTCAGCCTAGAACTGAACCAGATATTGCTGAGTCAGGCAGCCACCGCTACCACTCGCATTGCCCTATCGGGGGCTACGGCCCAGGGGCCGACCCAGCCCCGCAATGAAGACGCCTGCTGGCCCCAGGGTACCCAAGCGGATGGGGCGCAGGGCTTGCAGGTGGCCATGGTGTGTGACGGAGTAGGCGGTCACGATGGCGGAGAAGTGGCCAGCCAGCTAACGGTGCAGTCCCTGCAAATTCAGCTTCAGGCGCTGCTGGCTGAGACTCAAAACGAGCTGCGAGCGCTGCCGCCTGAGGTGATCATTCAGCAGTTGGAAGCGGTCATTCGCATCGTCAATGAGCTGATCAACTTTCAAAACGATAACCAGGGTCGGGTGGGTCGCCATCGTATGGGTACCACCCTCGCGATGGCGGTAGTGATTCCCCAGCGGGTGCAGACCGGCGAAGGCTGGGAGCGAGTCAATGAGGTGTATCTGGCCCACGTGGGCGACAGCCGCGCCTACTGGATTACGCCCGATTATTGTCATCTGCTCACCGTAGACGACGACATTGCCGGGCGGGAGGTGATCGCCGGTCGCCAAACCTGGCCGGTGGCCCTAGAGCGCAGCGATGCCGATGCGCTGACCCAGGCCTTGGGCACCCGCAGCGGCGATCACCTGCGGCCCCATATTCAGCGGTTTGTGTTTGATGAAACGGGTATCTTGCTCCTGTGTACCGATGGCCTCAGCGATAACTACCGGATCGAAGATGCCTGGGCTAACTACATTGGCCTAATTGTGAAGGACATTGTCACCCTTGACTCGGCGGTGGCGTCGTGGATTGAGCTGGCCAACCAAAAAAACGGTCACGACAACACCGCTGTGGTGCTGATGCAGCATAAGGTCTTGGTTCAGCCTGGGGCACAAACTGGGTCGGAAGCCGCCCGCACGGGCGCTCAGCAGTCGGCGTCCCCGGTGGGAGCTAAGCTCTACGGCGAAAGCTCGCCCCAGGAAGAATTCGTTTCTGCCGCCGAGTCTAAACCGCCGGCGGGCATTCCCCGTTGGCTGCTGGCGATATCGGGATCGGTGCTGCTGGTGGGCTTGCTAGGCTGGTGGTGGCTGGCAAGCCGAGCGCCGGAGCTGCCCGAGACGCCTGAAACGCCGCCTGCGGCCCCGGCTCCCTAG
- a CDS encoding YdcF family protein, with amino-acid sequence MFLFLSKLLPLLIYPLGLACGLLVVALVCVKRRPQWATAAIALALALLLVSSNRWVATGMMRSLEWRYPDTVDLPTAEAIVVLGGAIHPQLSPRPWIEVAEEGDRVLHGARLYLAGRAPLLVFSGGRITWGQHQRRSEAADMAELAEALGVPASAILIEPDSLNTFENALNTKALLANLGIERILLVTSAMHMPRSLAIFKKQGFDVTPAPADFHVVQDPLDVEMRTWQGRTLSLVPQTENLHYLTRALKEYLGIGIYWLKGWL; translated from the coding sequence ATGTTTTTGTTTCTCTCTAAACTGCTGCCGCTGCTGATCTACCCGCTGGGGTTGGCCTGTGGGTTGCTAGTCGTGGCGCTGGTGTGCGTTAAGCGGCGACCACAGTGGGCGACAGCGGCGATCGCCCTCGCTCTAGCCCTGTTGTTGGTGAGCAGCAATCGCTGGGTGGCCACGGGCATGATGCGATCGCTGGAGTGGCGCTATCCCGATACGGTCGATTTGCCGACGGCAGAGGCGATCGTGGTATTGGGGGGTGCAATCCACCCTCAACTGTCGCCGCGTCCGTGGATAGAGGTGGCTGAAGAAGGCGATCGCGTCTTGCACGGGGCACGGCTATATTTGGCCGGGCGGGCACCCCTGCTAGTCTTCAGCGGCGGGCGCATTACCTGGGGGCAACACCAGCGCCGCTCTGAGGCGGCCGATATGGCTGAGCTGGCCGAGGCTCTAGGAGTGCCCGCCAGCGCTATTTTGATTGAACCAGATTCGTTAAATACCTTTGAAAATGCCTTAAATACCAAAGCGCTGTTGGCCAACTTGGGGATTGAGCGCATTTTGTTGGTCACCTCTGCCATGCACATGCCCCGGTCGCTGGCGATTTTCAAAAAGCAGGGCTTTGACGTCACCCCCGCCCCTGCCGATTTTCATGTCGTGCAAGACCCTCTTGATGTTGAAATGCGCACCTGGCAGGGCCGCACCCTCAGCCTCGTGCCCCAAACCGAAAATCTGCACTATCTCACCCGCGCCCTAAAAGAATACCTAGGCATCGGCATCTATTGGCTAAAGGGCTGGCTGTAG
- a CDS encoding general stress protein, which yields MRTTDNRSNQSRRAVGLFASRPEAEQAMYRLRDSGFNMDRISVIAKSGKGLRDLTTDQKYDPSKSKEEQAQGGAGAGATAGAVTGGAMGLIGSLGVLAIPGVGPVAEVGILLANTLLGSGIGAAGGGLLGALIGLGVPEDRANYYNDRVNNSNEYLVLVDGTEQDIRAAELVLRENGIRDWDIFTSSQSVNPSYASSR from the coding sequence ATGAGAACGACTGACAATCGATCTAATCAATCTCGTCGTGCGGTTGGGCTGTTTGCGAGTCGGCCAGAGGCCGAGCAGGCCATGTACCGTCTACGCGACTCAGGCTTTAATATGGATCGCATTTCTGTGATCGCCAAGTCAGGGAAGGGGTTAAGAGATCTCACCACTGACCAAAAGTATGACCCCAGCAAGTCTAAGGAAGAGCAAGCCCAGGGGGGTGCCGGTGCTGGTGCTACCGCTGGTGCTGTCACAGGTGGTGCCATGGGTTTAATTGGCAGTCTGGGCGTTCTGGCGATTCCAGGCGTTGGCCCAGTTGCTGAAGTTGGCATTTTGCTGGCTAACACGCTGCTCGGTAGTGGTATTGGTGCCGCTGGTGGTGGTTTGTTGGGCGCATTGATCGGTCTTGGCGTACCCGAAGACCGGGCCAACTACTACAACGATCGCGTTAATAACAGCAATGAGTATCTGGTGCTGGTAGATGGTACCGAGCAAGATATTCGGGCTGCTGAATTGGTGCTGCGCGAAAACGGCATCCGTGACTGGGATATCTTTACCTCAAGTCAGAGTGTGAACCCGAGCTATGCGAGTAGCCGATAA
- a CDS encoding peptide ligase PGM1-related protein — protein MVTAKEAATVTEPAELPTEDAAQFQRLQASLRDRWVSTDEFDTEERHIVVVPSLSLDQEELQKIEGVNHYEERLLFSLIRLRNPNTHLVYVTSMPLHPSIIDYYLELLPGIPSSHARDRLTLFAAYDSSRKPLSQKLLERPRLLDRLRKAVNPQRAYMTCYNSTPWERDLSLALGVPLLALDPDLLYWGTKSGSREIFRRCGIPHPIGSELVFNQQDLATVTAEVWEQDPSLKRMVIKLNEGFSGEGNAILDLRTLQPVAPGNAGHRDRVQAIAAAFTDLSFQCDTETWDHFAAKIPVLGAIAEAFIEGDHKESPSVQGRITPLGEVEILSTHDQELGGPDGQIFLGCSFPSRPDYRLEIQEMGQRIGEELARQGALERYGVDFIAVAKGDPNAPEWDLQAIEINLRKGGTTHPLMAMKMLTEGHFHQADGLFYTKQEQVRYYHASDNLQKPHYRGLLPSDLMDIIVAKQLHFNSISGVGAAFHLMGCLSEYGKVGLTCIGTSPDHAREIYDQVVAALDESTEG, from the coding sequence ATGGTGACGGCGAAAGAGGCGGCTACGGTTACAGAACCTGCAGAACTGCCGACTGAAGATGCTGCGCAATTTCAGCGGTTGCAAGCATCCCTGCGCGATCGCTGGGTGTCCACCGACGAATTTGACACCGAAGAACGGCACATTGTGGTGGTGCCTTCCCTCAGCCTTGACCAAGAAGAGCTGCAAAAAATTGAAGGCGTTAACCACTACGAAGAGCGTCTGCTGTTTTCGCTGATTCGGCTGCGCAACCCCAACACGCACCTGGTCTATGTCACCTCAATGCCGCTGCACCCCAGCATCATTGACTATTATCTAGAGCTGCTGCCCGGCATTCCGAGCTCCCATGCCCGCGATCGCCTCACCCTGTTTGCCGCCTACGACAGCTCGCGCAAGCCCCTCAGTCAAAAGCTGCTAGAACGGCCTCGCCTGCTCGATCGCCTGCGCAAGGCCGTAAACCCTCAGCGGGCCTATATGACCTGCTACAACTCCACTCCCTGGGAGCGGGATCTGTCCCTGGCCCTAGGGGTGCCGCTGCTGGCCCTCGACCCCGACCTGCTGTACTGGGGCACCAAGAGCGGCAGTCGAGAAATCTTTAGACGCTGTGGCATTCCCCACCCGATCGGCAGCGAACTGGTGTTTAATCAGCAAGATCTAGCCACGGTCACCGCTGAGGTGTGGGAGCAAGACCCCAGCCTCAAGCGCATGGTCATTAAGCTCAACGAAGGGTTTTCGGGCGAAGGCAACGCCATTCTCGACTTGAGAACCTTGCAGCCGGTGGCACCGGGAAATGCAGGCCATCGCGATCGCGTCCAGGCCATTGCCGCCGCGTTTACCGATCTCAGTTTTCAGTGCGACACCGAAACGTGGGACCACTTTGCCGCCAAAATACCGGTGCTGGGGGCGATCGCCGAAGCCTTTATCGAAGGCGACCACAAAGAATCTCCCAGTGTCCAGGGCCGCATTACCCCCCTGGGTGAGGTCGAAATTCTCTCCACCCACGACCAGGAGTTGGGCGGCCCCGATGGTCAAATTTTCCTCGGCTGCTCTTTTCCGTCTCGGCCCGACTACCGGTTAGAAATTCAGGAAATGGGGCAGCGCATCGGCGAAGAACTGGCCCGCCAGGGTGCACTGGAGCGCTACGGTGTTGACTTCATCGCCGTGGCCAAAGGTGACCCCAACGCCCCCGAATGGGATCTTCAGGCGATCGAAATTAACCTGCGCAAAGGAGGCACCACCCACCCCCTGATGGCGATGAAAATGCTCACTGAAGGGCACTTTCACCAGGCCGACGGGCTGTTTTACACCAAGCAAGAGCAGGTGCGCTACTACCACGCCTCCGACAATCTGCAAAAACCCCACTACCGGGGGCTGCTGCCCAGCGACCTGATGGATATCATCGTGGCTAAACAGCTGCACTTTAACTCCATTAGCGGCGTGGGAGCTGCCTTTCACCTGATGGGCTGTCTGTCGGAGTATGGCAAAGTCGGCCTCACCTGCATTGGCACTAGCCCTGACCACGCCCGCGAAATTTACGACCAGGTGGTTGCCGCCCTCGACGAGTCCACCGAGGGCTAG